In the genome of Xenopus tropicalis strain Nigerian chromosome 10, UCB_Xtro_10.0, whole genome shotgun sequence, the window TTTGtgagccttaaaaaaaaaaaaatgcaaaaagttcctgtaactgtacaggaAAATCTCCTTGActtacagttacaggaactgaccagcaggtggtgctgctgttacaaaattcattatattggtagGTAATAAAAACTTCTGAAactgaaagaaagaaataattaatgtaaattgcaaaagtgcttaaaaaaagcaccacttatttttttaatattcttataCTCTTATTCTTCAAGATCTTTGAGTCCCCCAAAGTATAGAAGTGAGGAAATTGctatatacatattatttgtgtCTCTTACAGTTATTTCCTATATTTTTCATAGGACATTCAATTAAAGCAACATCTCAAGAAGCGACAAAGCTGAGTTTGGCTTTTTTGAAACCACCTCTGCCTTCAGAAGAGGTAAGTGATATCCCATACAGACAAACGGTCTATGTGAAATCTTTATTCAGGATAACACATAACTTATTTCACCCTATTTCCCTTACCCCAGGGCAGCCAGAAGCTATGTGATGGACTTCTCAATGCTATCTTAGCAGATGCCACTGTGTACTATTCTCTCCCAAAGGAACAAGGTGAGAAGCAGTGTCCTGGACTAGTATCTGGTACGGTGTGATTTCTCAGCAGTCCGTATATTCAAGGTTTATCAGCCATTCTTTGGTAATTTGTATGGAGTTTTTCAtagttcagttgggttgaaaaaagaccaaagtccatcaatttAACCCTTCAAAGCAAACCCCAGCACACAtttagtttgtaagctctacggggcagggacctccatcctcttgtctctttgattctattattttaataaccccctgtattaatctattctgctgtacagcactgcgtacataagtagtgctttataaataatgatgtGCATACATACACATAAACCCATTGCTGTCCTTAAAAAACGATTGTGGAAATCCTGAAGAGTGCTGACACTTTCTATTGCTATTCTACTactgctgctctggcacccaggtattgtaaaAAACTTGtttggtgtgctctccattctgcactttgtgtgtgtgtatatatatatatatatatcaaactcaacagtagaaagcactcacagctacagcatcaatcaggtcagtgatttatttcagcataccatatacacgtttcgatcaccacaggatcgtcatcaggatatatatatatatatataccaacatcaaaacTAATTGTAGATTGTAGTATCCCAGAATCTGCGATCACATTACTCACAAAGGGCATTCCCTAACCACACTGCCCACAGAGCAAATGGTCCATCATTGAACCCTAAATCTTTACTCTTGTCTAGGTATCACCTTGCGTAAAACAGTGCGAGAGGCCGTGGCAGACATTATAGAGGGTACCATCCAACTTGCAGAAGTCATCCTAAGCTCCCGTATTCAGAGGTACCactattttaattttgtattCATAATGCTTCCCATACccatacatttgtattttattttacatttgtttctaTTCACTGTCTCTTCtctttctgactcctgatatcCTCTCagtctgtcacaggcacagctgGTATCCACAGGCAGTGTATGGGAGGCATGTGACCAGTGGGAAAAACTTCCTAAAGGTTTGCCATCATATATAGAAATATCTTTTCACCTTTCCATCTGTATTCTTTCAGTGTCTATTAATCGAGGACTGTTGATCCACCTCATGAGCAAGAGTACAGCACAGCGATTCTAAGTGCCATGATATGCACTGATAATCAGCAATATTGTATTGGGCCTCATTGTAAGGGACTAGAACTTTAATGGACTACTTTGTCATGTCCTACATTGTCATGCTGTAAAAGGTTTAAAGCCAATTGGCACTGTGTCCCCTAATTTTTTCACTGCTAGGTGTTTGTAAGCATGCAGTGAGAGCATGTTGCCTTCAGGTGGCACAACAGTTAACCAGCTTAGAGGTGACTGCAGGGTAGATCTGGCAAAAGCTTCCCCTTTTACCAACTACAGTCAGTACAAAAACTCAGGCGCTTAAGCACCTCATAGTACACCAATTCTTCACAACTTTTATTCACTGAAAGGAGCAAAAGCTCTTGTTAATGTGCTCCTTTCTGTTTTACAGATAACCTTGCTGCAGTGCAGGTGACAGTATCAGGGTACCTAGATGTTGTTAAGGATGCCATAGAGGAAGTGGAACAGGTAATACAGTCCCCTCTTCTGCAAGCATTTTTCCTACTTGGTAATATTATGGCACATATAGCAGCCTTGTGTAATGGTATAAATTCAGTGATGGTTGATTGTAGTAATAGACTTTAGTTCAGGAAAATCTCTAAATCCTTGTGATTTTTGGTAATCTTACATATTTTAATTATGTCTCTATCCTCTTTCTTATCCCACATTCCCTGTGTGCCTACTCAGGCTCAAGCAGATGGGGAGGATCCATTCAGCGATATCCCAGAGGATGATGAGGTTGGTGCACGTGGAAATCAGGACACATATTGGTCAGAGGAAGATCGTAGGCTCATGGCTCCCTGCCTTGGCCTCATGAAAGCATCCAAAGCCTGCCTGAAAAAAATTCTTGGGGCCATAAAAGCTCATGGGAAAGCCGACACAGCAGAGCATGTGGCCCAGCTAGATGACCTGGTGGATGTCACTCTGGAGGTCAGCCCTAGGTAACAACTGGCTTCACATACCATTCTGTTTATAGTATCTTAAACAAAGTCACATGTGATATAGATAATCAGATATTTTGCTAGGCATTTCAGTATCCAGTATCATCATTATGGGTCCATTAAACAACATTCAGTGACTAGCAACTGTTACCATATAGATGAATATAAATGGAataggctttaaaggagaactaaagcttaaccaagAATAGACtagaaatactgtacattatgttATGGTGTTCTTTACCAGCCAAAGGCAACGGAATCCCTTTAGCAGACAATCTGTAAATTTGATGATGCCTTCAGTAGCTCCCcttcttcttttctactgattcacagcacatgctctgtgctgctatcaTTCACAATATACCATTATTAATAATCAGCCCAGCTGTATCAGTGTCTAAGACATCAAACCTCCTTTTCTGCTGCatgatttgtgacaacccctatgCTTAGCTTcgcaacagctgcccagagcacactgagtatgtgcagtgtcactgacactcgtAATAGAATCCAACATAATTACTCCctttgcacaactttgaaggcctgaatcattactgtagCAGAGTTTcttaaactttaggctggtgcagtaagttcagtatataaaatataacatttctacccatatttgtttcCTAGTTtacccagtaacccatagctataggttactgctcctgagcaaacttagtgccttttattacataaccccttaaaggggtttttcacatttgagttagcttttagtatgatttagtgctaatctgagacattttgcaattagtcttcattttttattatgtgtagttttttaattatttcaatttttgtttggtagctctccagtttgggggtttagtagctttctggttgctatggtccaaattaccttagcaaccagggagtggtttgaatgagagactggtatgtgaattggagaggacctgaatacaaaaaaacagttataaaaagaaacaataacagtaaaactgtagcctcacgcaacaatagttttctggctgccagggtcaatgacccccatttaaaagctgcaaagagttagaaaaataatgcaaataattaaaaaactataacaaataaataatgaagaccaattgaaaagttgcttagaatggacctttctaaaacatactaaaaattaacttaaaggtgaaaccACTCCTTTAGGTGTTTTGAGatattaattttctttctttcttagtaAGCCAATTGAATTCAGTTTTAAAAGAATGTACAATTTCAATTCAACTATATGACTATCTGTCATATAGAGTAAGCCTATTGAATTCCATTTTAAAAGACTGTACAATTTATAGTCCGTTATATGGCATCTGACTAGAGGCTTTGGAGCTTATGTTCATCTG includes:
- the ccndbp1 gene encoding cyclin-D1-binding protein 1, which produces MESIRNLAENLRVVLGKLRDGEPRESEKFNAQHFWGTLGHSIKATSQEATKLSLAFLKPPLPSEEGSQKLCDGLLNAILADATVYYSLPKEQGITLRKTVREAVADIIEGTIQLAEVILSSRIQSLSQAQLVSTGSVWEACDQWEKLPKDNLAAVQVTVSGYLDVVKDAIEEVEQAQADGEDPFSDIPEDDEVGARGNQDTYWSEEDRRLMAPCLGLMKASKACLKKILGAIKAHGKADTAEHVAQLDDLVDVTLEVSPSVDELALSLYPPMNHATVRLNAAKLSSVLKKVFSITRSSHVCPDTESAWVQFLDSAVDHNMEKTKNLTQGAL